From Pseudorca crassidens isolate mPseCra1 chromosome 7, mPseCra1.hap1, whole genome shotgun sequence, a single genomic window includes:
- the LOC137227099 gene encoding uncharacterized protein, translating to MPNKIRGLSSEESNSSWPFQGPRLSESELVITSPEGRGKSKGAILDREAREWRDGSESHAAVEGKGGTHPPGQGCAAEAALEETSFWKPQGNYGRLCSATHKMTSRMTSCGGHWEMSSTACSSHKLRDAKPRSQSISRPFQAFPPLKQRREAPPGFIPVLMLLEHKRDTDFSQWLLLPEEIWICIFSLLSHNELARVAPVCRHFHRLASDESLVSTK from the exons ATGCCGAATAAGATCAGGGGTCTTTCTTCAGAAGAGAGCAACTCCTCTTGGCCTTTCCAGGGGCCTAGACTGTCCGAATCAGAATTGGTAATCACATctccagaagggagaggcaagtCTAAAGGTGCCATCCTGGACAGGGAGGCCAGGGAGTGGAGAGATGGGAGTGAGAGCCATGCAGCTGTGGAAGGCAAAGGGGGCACCCATCCCCCAGGACAAGGCTGTGCAGCAGAGGCAGCTCTGGAAGAGACTAGCTTTTGGAAACCTCAAGGCAACTATG GGAGGTTATGTTCTGCTACCCACAAAATGACCTCCAGAATGACCAGCTGTGGGGGACACTGGGAAATGTCTAGTACTGCATGTTCATCTCATAAACTTAGAGATGCAAAGCCAAG ATCTCAAAGCATTTCAAGACCATTTCAAGCATTTCCTCcgctgaagcagaggagagaagcTCCACCAGGATTTATCCCGGTGCTTATGCTGTTG GAGCACAAAAGAGATACTGATTTCTCACAGTGGCTACTACTGCCTGAGGAAATATGGATTTGTATATTTTCCCTTCTCTCACACAACGAGCTTGCTCGGGTTGCACCAGTGTGTCGCCACTTCCACCGGCTTGCAAGTGACGAAAGCCTTG